From Spirochaetales bacterium, one genomic window encodes:
- a CDS encoding polymer-forming cytoskeletal protein has product MQGDIEVNSVIGENSVFEGRYSIKGNLRIDGQFEGESLFVDQLTVGAKGRVKTDIIATSVVIEGIVVGNISASRRILLLSSARVLGNIETPELIIQEGVILEGRCTISRMQIKNTKEYIESLYERNHDIQVRRGEGE; this is encoded by the coding sequence GTGCAGGGAGATATAGAGGTTAATTCAGTTATTGGTGAAAATTCAGTCTTTGAAGGGAGATATTCGATAAAAGGTAATCTTCGTATTGACGGGCAATTTGAAGGTGAATCCCTTTTTGTCGATCAGCTTACCGTCGGGGCAAAAGGAAGGGTCAAGACCGATATCATCGCGACGAGTGTCGTGATCGAAGGGATTGTTGTCGGCAACATCTCCGCGTCCCGTCGAATACTTCTTCTTTCCTCGGCGCGCGTTCTGGGGAATATCGAGACGCCCGAACTCATTATCCAGGAAGGCGTTATTCTGGAAGGACGGTGCACCATTTCCCGGATGCAGATAAAAAATACAAAAGAATATATCGAATCCCTCTATGAAAGAAATCACGATATACAAGTTCGGCGGGGTGAAGGGGAATAG
- a CDS encoding flagellar filament protein FlaA: protein MNKTRIAAVVVVILFLGRGIYCQDKEILGDRAQQILKEITVEQFEDPGLWYGAIPSDVGIITLSLREGKPKNLLETENNERLISDAQYGLPAGRYVLGAKIHFYKRSISSFSIYPVRPIPIEGITKRISVWVIGRNFRHKLKVIIEDFFGIRHELTMGDLTFKGWQKMTVTVPGSIMQEEYHYTNKAGIKIVGFKVDCDLLESYGTFYIYFDDLSAETDLFAEEYRDEDDVPDNW from the coding sequence ATGAATAAGACAAGAATCGCAGCAGTCGTCGTTGTAATCCTGTTTCTCGGCCGGGGTATCTATTGTCAGGACAAGGAAATATTGGGAGACCGGGCACAACAGATACTCAAAGAAATCACCGTCGAACAATTCGAGGATCCGGGTTTATGGTACGGGGCCATTCCGTCCGACGTCGGTATCATTACATTGAGTCTTCGTGAGGGAAAACCCAAGAATCTTCTTGAAACGGAAAATAACGAAAGGCTCATCAGTGACGCGCAGTACGGTCTGCCTGCGGGAAGATACGTTCTGGGAGCGAAGATACATTTTTACAAACGCTCGATTTCCAGTTTTTCGATATATCCCGTCAGGCCTATTCCGATTGAAGGTATCACGAAACGTATCTCCGTCTGGGTAATCGGCCGTAACTTCAGACATAAATTGAAGGTCATCATAGAAGATTTTTTCGGTATCAGACACGAACTGACGATGGGAGATCTTACTTTTAAGGGATGGCAGAAAATGACGGTGACCGTTCCCGGATCGATTATGCAGGAAGAATACCACTATACGAACAAAGCCGGTATAAAAATCGTCGGATTCAAGGTCGATTGCGATCTTTTGGAATCATACGGGACATTCTATATCTATTTTGACGACCTGAGTGCCGAAACGGACCTTTTTGCCGAGGAATACAGGGACGAAGATGATGTGCCGGATAACTGGTGA
- a CDS encoding class II fructose-1,6-bisphosphate aldolase, translating to MSLYKELGFVNTKEMFKKAINGGYAIPAYNFNNMEQLQAIIFGCLESRSPLILQVSKGAREYANQTLLRYMAEGAMAIVNSREHPIPVALHLDHGDSYELCVSCIEMGFSSVMIDGSHLSFEANCELTKKVVDYAHRHDVTVEGELGVLAGIEEHVQHEVSHYTNPDDVEEFVKKTGVDSLAISIGTSHGAYKFKVKPGEKVPELRFDILEEIERRIPGFPIVLHGSSSVLPKYVEIINAYGGQMEGAVGVPEDQLRKAAKSAVCKINIDSDGRLVMTAIIRKQLAENPSNFDPRKYLKPAREELKDMIINKNRDVLGSAGKG from the coding sequence ATGAGTCTATATAAAGAACTTGGATTTGTAAATACCAAAGAGATGTTTAAAAAAGCGATAAACGGGGGTTACGCGATTCCCGCATATAATTTCAACAACATGGAACAGCTGCAGGCGATCATCTTCGGGTGCCTTGAAAGCCGGTCGCCCCTCATACTTCAGGTATCCAAAGGGGCGCGGGAGTACGCCAATCAAACGCTTCTCCGTTACATGGCTGAAGGCGCCATGGCGATCGTGAACTCCCGCGAACATCCCATCCCCGTCGCCCTTCACCTTGACCACGGCGACAGCTATGAACTCTGCGTATCGTGCATCGAAATGGGATTTTCATCCGTCATGATCGACGGTTCACATCTTTCGTTTGAAGCTAATTGTGAACTGACGAAAAAAGTCGTTGATTATGCACATCGGCATGACGTGACCGTCGAGGGAGAACTCGGCGTTCTGGCAGGAATCGAGGAACATGTACAGCATGAAGTCTCCCATTACACGAATCCCGACGATGTCGAAGAGTTTGTCAAAAAAACAGGGGTCGACAGCCTGGCGATTTCAATCGGAACGTCACACGGGGCATACAAGTTCAAAGTAAAACCCGGCGAAAAGGTACCAGAACTCCGCTTCGATATACTCGAAGAAATCGAACGCCGTATACCCGGCTTCCCCATCGTCCTTCACGGCTCTTCATCCGTCCTCCCCAAATACGTCGAAATCATCAATGCATACGGGGGGCAAATGGAAGGAGCGGTCGGTGTACCGGAAGATCAGCTTCGAAAAGCGGCAAAATCCGCCGTATGTAAAATCAATATCGATTCGGACGGACGGCTTGTCATGACCGCCATTATCCGCAAACAACTGGCGGAAAATCCGTCGAACTTCGATCCCCGCAAATATCTCAAACCCGCACGGGAAGAACTGAAAGACATGATTATCAATAAGAACAGGGACGTTCTCGGAAGCGCGGGAAAAGGTTGA
- a CDS encoding class I SAM-dependent methyltransferase yields MKKLERSIDCFCRIKIKKSNNITYSYHKVVSSILDVCANILQCEKMGLSRDEILEIVEPARQIHWRSPFIKRLQEWPRGYPGDFETLEYLFTAENKAEKNTVEYFCEDFALHSPPAQQHRNKTLFHSQLILDIVLNHSGNGNSGHREPKILLISSGNSRGVTVISDCLKHLPCRLYLNDADEEALEFSKKNLSALNDRCQYIKGYFSVSIKSLMENGPYDLVIIGGLFDYLKDKHIRKIVKNVYNDMLNKNGLLYFTNIGKYNPYRPWIEYLANWILIERSRYDIRKLLNETGISDYQLDIKMEDTGLTHLVTLKKLG; encoded by the coding sequence ATGAAAAAGCTTGAAAGAAGTATTGATTGCTTTTGCAGGATCAAGATCAAAAAAAGCAATAACATAACCTATTCCTACCACAAGGTCGTCTCCTCGATTCTGGATGTCTGTGCCAATATCCTGCAATGTGAGAAAATGGGACTCTCGAGGGATGAAATTCTTGAGATAGTAGAACCGGCGCGGCAAATCCATTGGAGGTCACCTTTTATAAAACGACTGCAGGAATGGCCGCGGGGATACCCCGGTGATTTCGAGACGCTTGAATATCTTTTTACCGCGGAAAACAAGGCGGAAAAGAATACCGTTGAATATTTTTGTGAGGATTTTGCCCTTCACAGCCCGCCCGCACAACAACACAGGAATAAGACCCTCTTCCATTCACAGTTGATACTCGATATAGTGCTGAATCATTCAGGAAACGGTAATTCAGGACACAGGGAACCGAAAATTTTACTCATTTCTTCCGGTAACAGCCGCGGCGTCACGGTAATCAGTGATTGTCTGAAACATCTGCCCTGCAGGCTGTATTTGAATGATGCCGATGAAGAAGCTCTTGAGTTTTCCAAAAAAAACCTGTCCGCCCTGAACGATCGTTGCCAATATATAAAGGGATATTTTTCCGTAAGTATAAAATCGTTGATGGAAAACGGTCCGTATGATCTCGTCATCATCGGCGGATTATTCGATTATCTTAAAGACAAGCATATCAGGAAAATCGTGAAGAATGTATACAATGATATGTTGAATAAAAACGGGCTTTTATATTTCACCAATATAGGCAAATATAATCCGTATCGTCCGTGGATCGAATATCTGGCCAACTGGATACTCATCGAACGTTCGCGGTATGATATCCGGAAATTGCTGAACGAGACCGGTATTAGCGATTATCAGCTGGATATAAAAATGGAAGATACCGGTCTGACCCATCTGGTCACCCTCAAAAAACTGGGATAG
- a CDS encoding response regulator: protein MKEKYFTKEMNYKKILRKIMVESLKITGAIESFVLYGTNETQKKHLPIEEWDRAVVYGITGKTLFGLVAKIKVFVAKIKKLVPVMNYIIKDGKKIENFGVIPYLFNRFHSLHKKGITVLLVPEVKKYVEDYNQEYAKIPIYSYDGHNLKRLNEDVRVIVGIIKIGNSRNFVSLQIPHFGIMELNNINQQLLAKGNEENLKIMLNRLISMVNVASLAYYHQKGKYISETQRMEDLLHKEELLRDLSATIRRKENEITRKTEVLNKVMREKFDLELQRNKLSKEVLKAIETVKDIRHETDTSLATISHTSKNLYIAQKSLTGFVNKNIASIENELVLLKKTIQAVTNRYPKIGEYQFWKNIRILANRMAVHYENLGFNHKRSSDHMNQVMDYILAVISHQRGTDYIAEGDYYSDLIKILDRIRKTHRERLDNLGISFEYMNNTGDKTVLIDKIYHFHLEEDIFINLLINSIQALQGKPKKRIWIEIYSSPPANGESRFYEIHYRDNGCGIPADKKSVILTGWTSKQQYNLTEIDSKTEHGLGGKTILKRIQNAGGTIKEIGIEGEGAHFVITLAKHIDKKAKIKLSSQNEPEAEKIEFPWNTKKHILIIDDDKSVQHYIADIFQETLIPSFATGQEEAWNRIYSTHPPDIITLDLDLLSAEKGENLLFNFHMKGITRKIPIVIVSGADRAYEEEKLQKLGAAAIFQKPIKIDTLREKVFNLLTTFHQKKS, encoded by the coding sequence ATGAAAGAAAAATACTTTACCAAAGAAATGAATTACAAAAAAATCCTTAGAAAAATCATGGTCGAGTCCCTGAAGATCACCGGGGCGATTGAATCTTTTGTATTATACGGTACAAATGAAACCCAAAAGAAGCATCTTCCCATAGAAGAATGGGACAGGGCGGTCGTATACGGGATTACCGGTAAAACACTGTTCGGACTTGTTGCGAAAATCAAGGTGTTTGTCGCCAAAATAAAAAAACTCGTTCCGGTGATGAATTATATCATAAAGGACGGAAAAAAAATCGAAAACTTCGGGGTTATCCCCTATCTCTTCAACAGATTTCATTCCCTGCACAAAAAAGGGATCACCGTTTTGCTGGTGCCGGAAGTCAAAAAATATGTCGAGGATTATAATCAGGAGTACGCGAAAATTCCTATTTATTCATACGACGGCCATAATCTGAAACGTCTGAACGAAGATGTACGGGTCATTGTGGGTATTATCAAAATAGGAAACTCGAGAAATTTTGTCTCCCTCCAGATTCCGCATTTCGGCATTATGGAACTCAATAATATCAACCAGCAATTACTGGCAAAGGGAAACGAAGAAAACCTCAAAATCATGCTGAACAGGCTTATATCCATGGTCAATGTCGCTTCACTGGCTTATTATCACCAGAAAGGGAAATATATCAGTGAAACGCAACGCATGGAAGATCTGCTGCACAAGGAGGAACTGCTACGGGATCTGAGTGCCACCATCAGGAGAAAAGAAAACGAGATTACCAGAAAAACCGAGGTGTTGAACAAGGTAATGCGTGAAAAATTCGATCTGGAACTCCAGCGAAACAAATTGTCCAAAGAGGTGTTGAAAGCGATCGAGACTGTCAAGGATATCCGGCATGAAACCGATACAAGCCTGGCAACGATTTCACATACCTCAAAGAACCTCTATATCGCACAAAAAAGTCTGACCGGTTTCGTCAACAAAAATATAGCTTCTATCGAGAACGAACTCGTGCTTCTCAAGAAAACGATCCAAGCAGTGACCAACCGCTATCCCAAAATCGGTGAATACCAATTCTGGAAGAATATTCGCATTCTGGCAAATCGGATGGCCGTTCATTACGAAAACCTGGGGTTCAATCACAAACGGTCTTCCGATCATATGAACCAGGTGATGGATTATATCCTTGCGGTCATCTCGCACCAACGCGGCACCGACTATATTGCGGAGGGCGACTATTATTCCGATCTCATAAAAATTCTGGACCGAATCAGAAAGACCCACAGGGAGCGGCTCGACAATCTCGGTATCAGCTTCGAATACATGAACAACACGGGGGACAAAACCGTCCTTATCGACAAGATCTATCACTTTCACCTCGAAGAGGATATCTTTATCAACCTGCTTATCAACTCGATTCAGGCATTGCAGGGAAAACCGAAAAAAAGAATATGGATTGAAATTTATTCGAGTCCGCCGGCCAATGGTGAATCCCGGTTTTATGAAATACATTACCGCGATAACGGATGCGGTATCCCCGCCGATAAGAAAAGCGTCATTCTCACCGGCTGGACTTCGAAACAGCAATACAATCTCACCGAAATCGATTCAAAAACGGAGCACGGGCTTGGCGGTAAAACCATTTTGAAACGCATCCAGAACGCGGGAGGAACGATAAAGGAAATCGGGATAGAAGGCGAGGGAGCGCATTTTGTTATCACCCTGGCCAAACATATAGACAAAAAGGCGAAAATAAAACTTTCAAGTCAAAACGAACCCGAAGCGGAAAAAATCGAATTCCCGTGGAACACCAAAAAACATATCCTGATCATTGATGACGACAAGTCGGTCCAGCACTATATCGCCGATATTTTTCAGGAAACCCTGATTCCCTCATTCGCCACCGGACAGGAGGAAGCCTGGAACAGAATATACAGCACGCACCCGCCCGACATTATTACCCTTGATCTCGATTTATTGAGTGCAGAAAAAGGAGAAAATCTGCTTTTCAATTTTCACATGAAGGGAATCACCAGAAAGATACCGATCGTTATCGTATCCGGCGCAGACAGGGCTTATGAAGAAGAAAAGCTGCAAAAGCTCGGGGCTGCCGCGATTTTTCAAAAGCCGATCAAGATCGATACATTACGTGAAAAGGTATTCAATCTACTTACAACCTTTCATCAAAAAAAATCGTGA